The proteins below come from a single Aegilops tauschii subsp. strangulata cultivar AL8/78 chromosome 6, Aet v6.0, whole genome shotgun sequence genomic window:
- the LOC141025482 gene encoding uncharacterized protein, with protein MKRIAHTHLAGSVALFLLAATTIPSTTVALVSSSDGQALLAWKASLGNPTALSNWSQATWACAWDGIVCYQERIIYLRLVGRGLSGGLDTLDTAALPDLVSLDLSGNNLGGAIPASISGLRSLITLDLSSNRFNGSIPPQLGDMPYLADIRLYNNSLVGAILHQLCRRLSLVALHISNNRLTGELPGCLCDLQSMWYMDLSNNRFAGKLPDRWWNLRALEFMDLSNNSFSGKIPAAMANQSCSLRSLYLARNGFFGVFPPVLMSCNLLATLDIGYNRFFGAIPPWIGSQITSLKILSLKSNNFTGEIPSGLSRLSQLQLLNIANNSLTGSIPIAFGSLTSMRNPQNISNTELLYGTRYNDKLVIIWKGQEQIFQRTIRLLAGMDLSGNLLSQCIPTELTNLRGLRFLNLSRNNLSCGIPKNIGSLTFLESLDLSSNELAGAIPPSISSLLALGALNVSNNHLSGKIPARSQMQTLTDPSIYSNNSGLCGFPIDIPCTNASLASDNRNGKEDDC; from the coding sequence ATGAAGAGAATAGCCCACACTCACCTCGCCGGCAGTGTCGCACTCTTCCTGCTGGCAGCTACCACCATTCCCTCGACGACGGTTGCCTTGGTGTCCTCCTCGGACGGCCAAGCCCTTCTGGCATGGAAGGCCAGCCTCGGCAACCCGACCGCGCTCTCCAACTGGTCCCAGGCCACATGGGCGTGCGCCTGGGATGGCATTGTCTGCTACCAGGAGCGCATCATCTATCTAAGGCTCGTGGGACGCGGTCTCTCTGGCGGGCTCGACACGCTCGACACTGCAGCGCTCCCCGACCTCGTCTCTCTGGACCTCAGTGGGAACAACCTCGGCGGCGCCATCCCAGCCAGCATCTCGGGGCTGAGGTCCCTCATAACACTCGACCTCAGCAGTAACAGGTTCAACGGTTCCATCCCACCACAGCTCGGCGACATGCCCTACCTTGCAGATATCCGGCTCTACAACAACAGCCTGGTCGGCGCCATCCTACACCAGCTCTGCAggcgcctctccctggtggcactGCACATCTCGAACAACCGGCTCACCGGGGAGCTTCCAGGCTGCTTGTGCGACTTGCAGTCTATGTGGTATATGGACTTGTCAAACAATCGGTTCGCAGGGAAGCTGCCGGACCGCTGGTGGAACTTGCGGGCTCTTGAGTTCATGGATCTATCCAACAACTCCTTTTCAGGTAAAATCCCTGCGGCTATGGCGAACCAGAGTTGCTCTCTTCGATCGCTTTACCTTGCTAGAAATGGCTTCTTCGGTGTCTTCCCGCCAGTCCTAATGAGTTGCAACTTGCTGGCCACCCTGGACATCGGGTATAATAGGTTTTTTGGTGCTATCCCTCCATGGATTGGGAGTCAAATTACATCCTTGAAAATTCTTAGCCTCAAATCAAACAACTTCACCGGAGAAATTCCTTCAGGATTATCACGGCTTTCGCAACTTCAGTTGCTCAACATAGCCAACAATAGCTTGACCGGCTCGATTCCTATAGCCTTCGGCAGCTTGACCTCAATGAGGAATCCACAAAATATTTCAAATACAGAACTACTCTACGGGACAAGATACAATGATAAACTCGTCATAATCTGGAAGGGTCAGGAGCAGATTTTCCAAAGAACAATCCGGTTATTAGCCGGTATGGATTTGTCGGGTAATCTGTTGTCTCAGTGTATCCCTACAGAGCTAACCAACCTTCGGGGCCTCCGGTTTCTGAACCTGTCAAGAAACAATCTGTCATGCGGCATCCCTAAAAACATTGGTAGTTTGACTTTTCTCGAGTCCCTTGATCTATCTTCTAATGAACTTGCTGGAGCAATTCCTCCAAGCATATCAAGCTTATTGGCGCTCGGCGCGTTGAATGTCTCGAACAATCATTTGTCGGGCAAGATACCCGCTCGGAGTCAGATGCAGACTCTGACCGACCCATCAATTTACTCCAACAATTCTGGACTATGTGGGTTTCCTATAGACATTCCGTGCACAAATGCTTCGCTTGCATCGGACAATAGAAATGGTAAAGAGGATGACTGCTAG
- the LOC141025481 gene encoding uncharacterized protein produces the protein MASSPCCGTLIAVRRRYAPRTTRSTRFAQLVRSPYPYAYIMPVLTIFCRLDYFLSAQPFSVQDMKRIAHTHLAGSVALFLLAATTIPSTTVALVSSSDGQALLAWKASLGNPTALSNWSQATWACAWDGIVCYQERIIYLRLVGRGLSGGLDTLDTAALPDLVSLDLSGNNLGGAIPASISGLRSLITLDLSSNRFNGSIPPQLGDMPYLADIRLYNNSLVGAILHQLCRRLSLVALHISNNRLTGELPGCLCDLQSMWYMDLSNNRFAGKLPDRWWNLRALEFMDLSNNSFSGKIPAAMANQSCSLRSLYLARNGFFGVFPPVLMSCNLLATLDIGYNRFFGAIPPWIGSQITSLKILSLKSNNFTGEIPSGLSRLSQLQLLNIANNSLTGSIPIAFGSLTSMRNPQNISNTELLYGTRYNDKLVIIWKGQEQIFQRTIRLLAGMDLSGNLLSQCIPTELTNLRGLRFLNLSRNNLSCGIPKNIGSLTFLESLDLSSNELAGAIPPSISSLLALGALNVSNNHLSGKIPARSQMQTLTDPSIYSNNSGLCGFPIDIPCTNASLASDNRNGKEDDC, from the coding sequence ATGGCTTCTTCCCCCTGTTGTGGTACCTTGATTGCCGTCCGTAGAAGGTATGCACCCCGAACGACTCGTTCCACACGATTTGCCCAGCTCGTTCGATCGCCGTATCCGTATGCTTATATCATGCCAGTGCTGACCATTTTCTGCCGTCTGGACTATTTTCTTTCTGCTCAACCATTCTCAGTCCAGGACATGAAGAGAATAGCCCACACTCACCTCGCCGGCAGTGTCGCACTCTTCCTGCTGGCAGCTACCACCATTCCCTCGACGACGGTTGCCTTGGTGTCCTCCTCGGACGGCCAAGCCCTTCTGGCATGGAAGGCCAGCCTCGGCAACCCGACCGCGCTCTCCAACTGGTCCCAGGCCACATGGGCGTGCGCCTGGGATGGCATTGTCTGCTACCAGGAGCGCATCATCTATCTAAGGCTCGTGGGACGCGGTCTCTCTGGCGGGCTCGACACGCTCGACACTGCAGCGCTCCCCGACCTCGTCTCTCTGGACCTCAGTGGGAACAACCTCGGCGGCGCCATCCCAGCCAGCATCTCGGGGCTGAGGTCCCTCATAACACTCGACCTCAGCAGTAACAGGTTCAACGGTTCCATCCCACCACAGCTCGGCGACATGCCCTACCTTGCAGATATCCGGCTCTACAACAACAGCCTGGTCGGCGCCATCCTACACCAGCTCTGCAggcgcctctccctggtggcactGCACATCTCGAACAACCGGCTCACCGGGGAGCTTCCAGGCTGCTTGTGCGACTTGCAGTCTATGTGGTATATGGACTTGTCAAACAATCGGTTCGCAGGGAAGCTGCCGGACCGCTGGTGGAACTTGCGGGCTCTTGAGTTCATGGATCTATCCAACAACTCCTTTTCAGGTAAAATCCCTGCGGCTATGGCGAACCAGAGTTGCTCTCTTCGATCGCTTTACCTTGCTAGAAATGGCTTCTTCGGTGTCTTCCCGCCAGTCCTAATGAGTTGCAACTTGCTGGCCACCCTGGACATCGGGTATAATAGGTTTTTTGGTGCTATCCCTCCATGGATTGGGAGTCAAATTACATCCTTGAAAATTCTTAGCCTCAAATCAAACAACTTCACCGGAGAAATTCCTTCAGGATTATCACGGCTTTCGCAACTTCAGTTGCTCAACATAGCCAACAATAGCTTGACCGGCTCGATTCCTATAGCCTTCGGCAGCTTGACCTCAATGAGGAATCCACAAAATATTTCAAATACAGAACTACTCTACGGGACAAGATACAATGATAAACTCGTCATAATCTGGAAGGGTCAGGAGCAGATTTTCCAAAGAACAATCCGGTTATTAGCCGGTATGGATTTGTCGGGTAATCTGTTGTCTCAGTGTATCCCTACAGAGCTAACCAACCTTCGGGGCCTCCGGTTTCTGAACCTGTCAAGAAACAATCTGTCATGCGGCATCCCTAAAAACATTGGTAGTTTGACTTTTCTCGAGTCCCTTGATCTATCTTCTAATGAACTTGCTGGAGCAATTCCTCCAAGCATATCAAGCTTATTGGCGCTCGGCGCGTTGAATGTCTCGAACAATCATTTGTCGGGCAAGATACCCGCTCGGAGTCAGATGCAGACTCTGACCGACCCATCAATTTACTCCAACAATTCTGGACTATGTGGGTTTCCTATAGACATTCCGTGCACAAATGCTTCGCTTGCATCGGACAATAGAAATGGTAAAGAGGATGACTGCTAG